Proteins from a genomic interval of Caulobacter rhizosphaerae:
- the pseI gene encoding pseudaminic acid synthase: protein MTAPFIEIAGRKIGADHPPYVICELSGNHNGSLDRALEMVDAAADTGCDAIKLQTYTADTITLDVDRPEFRIHGGLWDGRSLHELYQEAQTPYEWHGALFERAAKRGVTIFSSPFDETAVDLLAGLDAPAYKIASFEAVDLPLIRYAARQGRPLIISTGMANLAEMQAALDTALEAGAAGVLLLHCVSSYPASFEDANVRTVVDMAQRFGCPIGLSDHTPGTAASVAAVSLGACAVEKHFTLARADGGPDAAFSLEPAEFRALCDDTRNAWKALGGVNYDLLGSERGNRQFRRSLYVTADVAAGETLTRANVRSVRPGNGLPPADYDAVLGRPAARALKRGEPLAWDMVG from the coding sequence ATGACCGCCCCCTTCATCGAGATCGCCGGCCGCAAGATCGGCGCCGACCACCCGCCCTACGTGATCTGCGAGCTGTCGGGGAACCACAACGGCAGCCTGGACCGCGCTCTGGAGATGGTCGACGCCGCCGCCGACACCGGCTGCGACGCCATCAAGCTGCAGACCTATACCGCCGACACCATCACCCTGGACGTCGACCGGCCCGAATTCAGGATCCACGGCGGCCTGTGGGACGGGCGCAGCCTGCATGAGCTCTACCAGGAGGCCCAGACCCCCTACGAATGGCACGGCGCCCTGTTCGAGCGCGCCGCCAAGCGGGGCGTGACGATCTTTTCCAGCCCGTTCGACGAGACCGCCGTCGACCTGCTGGCCGGCCTGGACGCCCCCGCCTACAAGATCGCCTCGTTCGAGGCCGTCGACCTGCCGCTGATCCGCTACGCCGCCCGGCAGGGCAGGCCGCTGATCATCTCGACCGGCATGGCCAACCTGGCCGAGATGCAGGCCGCCCTGGACACCGCCCTGGAAGCCGGCGCGGCGGGCGTGCTGCTGCTGCACTGCGTGTCCAGCTATCCGGCCAGCTTTGAGGACGCCAATGTCCGCACCGTGGTCGACATGGCCCAGCGGTTCGGCTGCCCGATCGGCCTGTCGGACCACACGCCGGGCACGGCCGCCTCGGTGGCCGCGGTGTCGCTGGGCGCCTGCGCGGTGGAGAAGCACTTCACCCTGGCCCGCGCCGACGGCGGCCCCGACGCGGCCTTCAGCCTGGAGCCGGCCGAGTTCCGCGCCCTGTGCGACGACACCCGCAACGCCTGGAAGGCCCTGGGCGGCGTGAACTACGACCTGCTGGGCAGCGAGCGCGGCAACCGCCAGTTCCGCCGCTCGCTCTACGTCACCGCCGACGTGGCGGCCGGCGAGACCCTGACCCGGGCCAACGTCCGCTCGGTGCGCCCGGGCAACGGCTTGCCGCCGGCCGACTACGACGCCGTGCTGGGCCGCCCGGCCGCTCGCGCCCTGAAGCGCGGCGAGCCGCTGGCCTGGGACATGGTCGGGTAG
- the poxB gene encoding ubiquinone-dependent pyruvate dehydrogenase, with the protein MKRTAAHLIAETLEAAGVKRVYGVAGDSLNGFTDALRARGKIDWVHVRHEEAAAFAAGAEAQLTGQVAVCAGSCGPGNLHLINGLFDAQRSGAPVLAIAAHIPSTEIGIDYFQATHPESLFKDCSHYVELVSQPENLPQVLERALRVAIARKGVAVVVISGDVALRPLDAAPPTWIAPSPPRLVPPERDVAALAAILNDSQRITLLCGVGCAGARQQVLALAEALKAPIVHALRGKESLEHDNPYDVGMTGFIGFSSGYAAMKACETLVILGSGFPYRQFYPDKARVVQVDASPEALGNRCRIELGVLGDVGETLDALLPRLAVKTDRRFLDKALAHYAKAREGLDALAAIPQGATQIHPQQVSRVVSDLAAQDAIFTCDVGTPTVWAARYLKLNGRRRLLGSFNHGSMANAMLQAIGAQAAFPDRQVVSMSGDGGFSMMMGDFISLSQLGLPVKVIVLNNGTLGFVEMEMKAGGFLDTAVDLVNPDFAAMAQAMGVKAFRVESPQALEAAIAAAFAHPGPALVDVVSARQELVMPPRIAAREAHNFGVFALKAVLDGRAGELIDLAKVNLLR; encoded by the coding sequence ATGAAGCGAACAGCCGCCCACCTCATCGCCGAAACCCTGGAGGCGGCCGGCGTCAAGCGCGTCTACGGCGTGGCCGGCGACTCCCTCAACGGCTTCACCGACGCCCTGAGGGCGCGCGGAAAGATCGACTGGGTCCATGTGCGCCACGAGGAGGCCGCGGCGTTCGCGGCCGGGGCTGAGGCCCAGCTGACCGGCCAGGTCGCGGTCTGCGCCGGCAGCTGCGGTCCGGGCAACCTGCACCTGATCAACGGCCTGTTCGACGCCCAGCGCAGCGGCGCGCCCGTGCTGGCCATCGCCGCCCACATCCCCAGCACCGAGATCGGCATCGACTACTTCCAGGCCACCCACCCCGAGAGCCTTTTCAAGGACTGCAGCCACTATGTCGAGCTGGTCTCCCAGCCCGAGAACCTGCCGCAGGTGCTGGAGCGGGCCCTGCGCGTGGCCATCGCCCGCAAGGGCGTGGCGGTGGTGGTGATCTCGGGCGACGTGGCGCTGCGGCCGCTGGACGCGGCGCCGCCGACCTGGATCGCCCCGTCCCCGCCCCGGCTGGTCCCGCCGGAGCGCGACGTCGCCGCCCTGGCCGCCATCCTCAACGACTCCCAACGCATCACCCTGCTGTGCGGCGTCGGCTGCGCCGGCGCCCGCCAGCAGGTGCTGGCCCTGGCCGAGGCCCTGAAGGCCCCGATCGTCCACGCCCTGCGCGGCAAGGAAAGCCTCGAGCACGACAACCCCTACGACGTGGGCATGACCGGCTTCATCGGCTTCTCGTCGGGCTACGCGGCCATGAAGGCGTGCGAGACGCTGGTGATCCTGGGCTCGGGCTTTCCCTACCGCCAGTTCTATCCGGACAAGGCCAGGGTGGTGCAGGTCGACGCCAGTCCCGAGGCCCTGGGCAACCGTTGCCGCATCGAACTGGGCGTACTGGGCGACGTCGGCGAGACGCTGGACGCCCTGCTGCCCCGGCTGGCCGTCAAGACCGACCGCCGCTTCCTGGACAAGGCCCTCGCGCACTACGCCAAGGCCCGCGAAGGGCTGGACGCCCTGGCCGCGATCCCCCAAGGCGCCACGCAGATCCATCCGCAGCAGGTGTCGCGGGTGGTCAGCGACCTGGCGGCGCAGGACGCGATCTTCACCTGCGACGTCGGCACCCCCACCGTCTGGGCCGCGCGCTACCTGAAACTGAACGGCCGCCGGCGGCTGCTGGGCTCGTTCAACCACGGCTCGATGGCCAACGCGATGCTGCAGGCGATCGGCGCCCAGGCGGCGTTTCCGGACCGGCAGGTGGTGTCGATGTCCGGCGACGGCGGCTTCTCGATGATGATGGGCGACTTCATCAGCCTGTCGCAGTTGGGCCTGCCGGTGAAGGTGATCGTGCTCAACAACGGCACGCTGGGCTTCGTGGAGATGGAGATGAAGGCCGGCGGCTTCCTCGACACCGCCGTCGACCTGGTCAATCCCGACTTCGCCGCCATGGCCCAGGCCATGGGCGTCAAGGCCTTCCGCGTGGAGAGCCCGCAAGCCCTGGAGGCCGCGATCGCCGCGGCCTTCGCCCATCCCGGACCGGCCCTGGTGGACGTGGTCAGCGCCCGCCAGGAACTGGTCATGCCGCCCCGGATCGCCGCCCGCGAGGCCCACAACTTCGGGGTCTTCGCGCTGAAGGCGGTGCTGGACGGCCGGGCGGGCGAGTTGATCGACCTGGCCAAGGTCAACCTGCTGCGGTGA
- the greA gene encoding transcription elongation factor GreA, whose translation MEKVPMTAGGYQTLDEELKRLKTIERPAVIAAISEARQHGDLSENAEYHAAKERQGWIEGRIAEIEDKIARAQVIDVSKLSGTQVKFGATVSVVDEDTEEEARYQIVGDHEADVKSGRISLSSPLSRAMIGKEVGEVVEVNTPGGVKAYEILKVEWV comes from the coding sequence ATGGAAAAAGTGCCGATGACCGCCGGGGGTTACCAGACCCTCGACGAAGAACTGAAGCGTTTGAAGACCATCGAACGGCCGGCGGTGATCGCCGCGATTTCCGAGGCGCGCCAGCATGGCGACCTGTCGGAAAACGCCGAGTACCACGCGGCCAAGGAACGCCAGGGCTGGATCGAAGGCCGGATCGCCGAGATCGAGGACAAGATCGCCCGCGCCCAGGTCATCGACGTCTCGAAACTGTCGGGCACCCAGGTGAAGTTCGGCGCGACGGTCAGCGTCGTCGACGAGGACACCGAGGAAGAGGCCCGCTACCAGATCGTCGGCGACCACGAGGCCGACGTGAAGTCGGGCCGCATCTCGCTGAGCTCGCCGCTGTCGCGCGCCATGATCGGCAAGGAAGTCGGCGAGGTGGTCGAGGTCAACACGCCCGGCGGCGTGAAGGCCTACGAGATCCTCAAGGTCGAATGGGTCTAG
- the trxB gene encoding thioredoxin-disulfide reductase, protein MSTPEPRHTRCLIIGSGPAGYTAAIYAARALLKPVLIAGIQPGGQLTITTDVENYPGFADVIQGPWLMDQMKAQAEHVGTEFVSDIVLSADLSKRPFHLKTDSGQEWFAETLIIATGAQAKWLGLESESRFQGFGVSACATCDGFFYRNKEVVVVGGGNTAVEEALFLTSFASKVTLVHRKDELRAEMILQERLLAHPKIEVIWDSAIDEVLGDTDPMGVTGVRLKNVKTGQTQTVKCDGVFIAIGHAPSSELFKDQLETHAGGYLSVKPGTTSTAVAGVYAAGDVTDDIYRQAVTAAGMGCMAALEAVRFLAEEDHKKAHHPISHHEAEKIGVW, encoded by the coding sequence ATGTCGACTCCCGAACCCCGCCACACCCGCTGCCTGATCATCGGATCCGGTCCCGCCGGCTACACCGCCGCCATCTACGCCGCCCGCGCGCTGCTGAAGCCCGTGCTGATCGCCGGCATCCAGCCGGGCGGCCAGCTGACGATCACCACCGACGTCGAGAACTATCCCGGCTTCGCCGACGTCATCCAGGGCCCCTGGCTGATGGACCAGATGAAGGCCCAGGCCGAGCACGTGGGCACCGAGTTCGTCAGCGACATCGTGCTGAGCGCGGACCTGTCCAAGCGCCCGTTCCACCTCAAGACCGACAGCGGCCAGGAGTGGTTCGCCGAGACCCTGATCATCGCCACCGGCGCCCAGGCCAAGTGGCTGGGCCTGGAGAGCGAGAGCCGGTTCCAGGGCTTTGGCGTGTCGGCCTGCGCCACCTGCGACGGCTTCTTCTATCGCAACAAGGAGGTGGTCGTGGTCGGCGGCGGCAACACCGCCGTGGAAGAGGCTCTGTTCCTGACCAGCTTCGCCAGCAAGGTCACCCTGGTGCACCGCAAGGACGAACTGCGGGCCGAGATGATCCTGCAGGAGCGCCTGCTGGCCCATCCCAAGATCGAGGTGATCTGGGACAGCGCCATCGACGAGGTGCTGGGCGACACCGATCCGATGGGCGTCACCGGCGTGCGCCTGAAGAACGTCAAGACCGGCCAGACCCAGACCGTCAAATGCGACGGCGTGTTCATCGCCATCGGCCACGCCCCGTCGTCGGAGCTGTTCAAGGACCAGCTGGAAACCCACGCCGGCGGCTATCTGAGCGTCAAGCCGGGCACGACATCGACCGCCGTGGCCGGCGTCTATGCGGCCGGCGACGTCACCGACGACATCTACCGCCAGGCGGTCACCGCCGCCGGCATGGGCTGCATGGCCGCCCTGGAAGCCGTGCGCTTCCTGGCCGAGGAAGACCACAAGAAGGCCCATCACCCGATCAGCCATCACGAGGCCGAGAAGATCGGGGTCTGGTAG
- a CDS encoding DUF1294 domain-containing protein: MIALAALVLGVLNLATFLVFGLDKLAAADGRSRVPERLLLLLAALGGSPGALLARPVFRHKTRKQPFGAWLALIVFVQVAAIVAGLAVWWARHYSR; encoded by the coding sequence GTGATCGCCCTGGCGGCGCTGGTCCTGGGCGTCCTGAACCTGGCGACCTTCCTGGTCTTCGGCTTGGACAAGCTGGCCGCCGCCGACGGCCGGTCGCGGGTTCCCGAGCGCCTCCTGCTGCTGCTGGCCGCGCTGGGCGGCAGCCCGGGCGCCCTGCTGGCCCGGCCGGTGTTCCGCCACAAGACCCGCAAGCAGCCGTTCGGCGCCTGGCTGGCCCTGATCGTGTTCGTGCAGGTCGCGGCGATCGTCGCCGGGCTGGCGGTCTGGTGGGCGCGCCACTACAGCCGATAA
- a CDS encoding glutathione S-transferase family protein, with translation MIVVHHLNNSRSQRVLWLLEELGVPYEVKRYQRDAQTMLAPPELLAVHPLGKSPVVTDGDKTLAETGAIVEYLVETYGQGRLVPAAGTPERLRWTYWLHYAEGSAMTPLLLKLVFTALPARAPGLLKGLVKAIAAKAQSGFVDPQLKSHIDYWEAELAKAEWFAGPDFTAADIMMSFPLEAGAARAGAASRPHVKAFLDRIHARPAYRQALERGGPYDYA, from the coding sequence ATGATCGTCGTCCATCACCTGAACAACTCGCGCAGCCAGCGGGTGCTGTGGCTGCTGGAGGAACTGGGCGTCCCCTACGAGGTCAAGCGCTACCAGCGCGACGCCCAGACCATGCTGGCCCCGCCGGAGCTTTTGGCCGTCCATCCGCTGGGCAAGTCGCCGGTGGTCACCGACGGCGACAAGACGCTGGCCGAGACCGGGGCGATCGTCGAATATCTGGTCGAGACCTACGGCCAGGGCCGGCTGGTCCCCGCCGCCGGGACGCCCGAACGGCTGCGCTGGACCTACTGGCTGCACTACGCCGAGGGCTCGGCCATGACGCCGCTGCTGCTGAAGCTGGTGTTCACCGCCCTGCCGGCCCGCGCGCCGGGCCTGCTGAAGGGCCTGGTCAAGGCCATCGCCGCCAAGGCCCAGAGCGGCTTCGTCGACCCGCAGCTGAAGAGCCATATCGACTATTGGGAGGCCGAGTTGGCCAAGGCCGAATGGTTCGCCGGGCCGGACTTCACCGCCGCCGACATCATGATGAGCTTCCCGCTCGAGGCCGGCGCCGCCCGGGCCGGGGCGGCTTCGCGCCCGCACGTGAAGGCGTTCCTGGACCGCATCCACGCCCGCCCGGCCTATCGCCAGGCCCTGGAGCGCGGCGGGCCGTACGACTACGCGTGA
- a CDS encoding cytidylyltransferase domain-containing protein — protein MILAVLQARMGSERLPGRPSMPLARAPLVVRQIERMARARRVDRIVVSTTTDPADDALEAVVRREAIAVHRGPPQDELARLAGALEAHPADHVVRIGDDSPLVDPDLIDATIDLHLSEQADHTTNRSPGAAFPAGQGVEVITADGLRRLAADSAALRLRAGDARETPPPVRWSSLALLAQPDQGEVRWAVEGPADYAFVAAVYDVLYPANRAFTSADVRRLLEQRPDLASFGGVRRL, from the coding sequence TTGATCCTCGCCGTCCTCCAGGCCCGCATGGGTTCCGAACGCCTGCCGGGCCGGCCGTCGATGCCGCTGGCCCGGGCGCCGCTGGTCGTGCGCCAGATCGAGCGGATGGCCCGGGCCCGGCGCGTGGACAGGATCGTCGTCTCGACCACCACCGACCCGGCCGACGACGCCCTGGAGGCCGTGGTCCGGCGCGAGGCGATCGCCGTCCACCGCGGCCCGCCGCAGGACGAACTGGCCCGGCTGGCCGGGGCGCTGGAAGCTCACCCGGCCGACCACGTGGTGCGGATCGGCGACGACAGTCCGCTGGTCGACCCCGACCTGATCGACGCGACGATCGACCTGCACCTGTCCGAACAGGCCGACCACACCACCAACCGCTCGCCGGGGGCGGCCTTTCCGGCCGGCCAGGGGGTCGAGGTGATCACCGCCGACGGCCTGCGCCGCCTGGCGGCCGACAGCGCGGCCCTGCGGCTGCGGGCGGGCGACGCGCGCGAGACGCCGCCGCCGGTCCGTTGGTCGTCCCTGGCCCTGCTGGCCCAGCCCGACCAGGGCGAGGTGCGCTGGGCGGTCGAGGGTCCGGCCGACTACGCCTTCGTCGCGGCGGTCTATGATGTCCTGTACCCGGCCAACCGCGCCTTCACCTCGGCCGACGTGCGGCGGCTGCTGGAACAGCGGCCAGACCTGGCGAGCTTCGGCGGGGTGAGACGGCTGTGA
- a CDS encoding Dabb family protein, with translation MPPLDRRVFLSAALTTGAAGGSAQTASGQPAPKEATHPVIHHALFWLKNPDSQEDRDRLIAGVQTLKGVEVVRQLYVGTPASTEKRDVVDNSYHVSEVMIFDSVEDQAAYQVHPIHQKFVKDCGHLWARVVVYDSATL, from the coding sequence ATGCCGCCTCTCGACCGCCGCGTCTTCCTGTCCGCCGCCCTGACCACCGGCGCCGCCGGCGGTTCGGCCCAGACCGCCTCCGGCCAGCCCGCGCCCAAGGAGGCGACCCATCCCGTGATCCACCACGCCCTCTTCTGGCTGAAGAACCCGGACTCCCAGGAAGACCGGGACCGCCTGATCGCGGGCGTGCAGACCCTGAAGGGCGTCGAGGTCGTCCGCCAGCTGTACGTCGGCACGCCGGCCTCGACCGAAAAGCGCGACGTCGTGGACAACAGCTACCACGTCTCCGAGGTGATGATCTTCGACAGCGTCGAGGACCAGGCCGCGTACCAGGTCCACCCGATCCACCAGAAATTCGTCAAGGACTGCGGCCACCTGTGGGCCCGCGTGGTCGTCTACGACAGCGCGACGCTCTGA
- the pseG gene encoding UDP-2,4-diacetamido-2,4,6-trideoxy-beta-L-altropyranose hydrolase: MRIKGPLSSPRILFVADAGPAVGGGHVMRSLTLARALADEGAACAFIATPAVATVLDAFGADVARVEAAAATPADLVTAAARAAQDVDAVVIDHYGLSAPDHRAIAGDRPVLVIDDLADRPLAADLVLDSGPARAAADYDGLLPPHAELLLGPSHAPVRPAFAALRREALVRRANAPPVRRILVSLGLTDVGGITGRVVDLILPHLTTGGAGKAVLDVVLGAGASSLPGLRALAARDPRLALHVDSQDMPRLTLEADLAVGAGGSSSWERCVLALPTLLLVLAANQGEASQALAEADAVLALDVAEPGFEAAFATELCRLLADPALRDRLSAASAAVCDGRGAARVAAHFLDLIARRQAG, from the coding sequence GTGAGAATCAAGGGCCCGCTCTCCTCCCCCCGCATCCTGTTCGTCGCCGACGCCGGTCCCGCCGTGGGCGGCGGCCACGTGATGCGCAGCCTGACCCTGGCCCGGGCCCTGGCCGACGAGGGCGCGGCCTGCGCCTTCATCGCCACGCCCGCCGTGGCGACGGTGCTGGACGCGTTCGGCGCCGACGTGGCGCGGGTCGAGGCCGCCGCCGCCACGCCGGCCGACCTGGTCACGGCCGCGGCGCGCGCGGCCCAGGACGTCGACGCCGTGGTCATCGACCACTACGGCCTGTCCGCGCCCGATCACCGCGCCATCGCCGGCGACAGGCCCGTCCTGGTCATCGACGACCTGGCCGACCGGCCCCTGGCCGCCGACCTGGTTCTCGACTCCGGCCCGGCCCGGGCGGCGGCGGACTATGACGGCCTGCTCCCGCCGCACGCCGAGCTGCTGCTGGGCCCCAGCCACGCCCCGGTTCGCCCCGCCTTCGCCGCCCTGCGCCGCGAGGCCCTGGTCCGCCGCGCGAACGCGCCGCCGGTGCGGCGCATCCTGGTGTCGCTGGGCCTGACCGACGTGGGCGGGATCACCGGCCGGGTCGTGGACCTGATCCTGCCGCACCTGACGACGGGCGGGGCCGGCAAGGCCGTGCTCGACGTGGTTCTGGGGGCCGGCGCGTCCAGCCTGCCGGGCCTGCGGGCCCTCGCCGCCCGCGACCCCCGATTGGCCCTGCACGTCGACAGCCAGGACATGCCGCGCCTGACCCTGGAGGCGGACCTGGCCGTCGGGGCCGGCGGCTCCAGCAGCTGGGAGCGCTGCGTCCTGGCCCTGCCGACCCTGCTGCTGGTGCTGGCCGCCAACCAGGGCGAGGCCAGCCAGGCCCTGGCCGAGGCCGACGCCGTCCTGGCCCTGGACGTCGCCGAGCCAGGCTTCGAGGCGGCCTTCGCGACGGAGCTTTGCCGCCTGCTGGCGGACCCGGCGCTGCGCGACCGCCTGTCGGCCGCTTCGGCCGCCGTCTGCGACGGACGCGGGGCGGCGCGGGTCGCGGCGCACTTCCTGGACCTGATCGCGCGGCGTCAGGCTGGATAA
- a CDS encoding mitochondrial fission ELM1 family protein: MAGITDVVEKKTSEATGPKPARGRKTPANAAAAPRPESRPGAVETAAPEPPAPELTPPPAPETLAPELSSRDPIVIWAISDGRAGIEAQAVGLAEAVARQVPARIVVKRVGWSGRTGRLPWWANWLPRRWLTPESEIQPPWPDLWVAAGRATLPLSIRAKRWSGGKTYVVQIQDPRVPAHMFDLVIPPRHDRLSGDNVLPITGSPHRVTAERLDSEYARFRDQIDALPRPRVAVLLGGKSRAFDLSAVRAAEMAHQIQLPLEQEGGSLLMTFSRRTPEPAKALLTARLRHLPGIIWDGTGANPYFAFLAAADYILVTEDSTNMATEAASTGKPVFILKMDGTSLKFRLFHQELESLGAARPYGGAFHGWTYAPVDETARAAAEVVARMDARTRGAAT, encoded by the coding sequence ATGGCCGGGATCACCGACGTGGTTGAAAAGAAGACATCCGAGGCGACAGGGCCAAAGCCCGCCAGGGGTCGCAAGACCCCGGCCAACGCGGCCGCCGCGCCCCGGCCGGAATCGCGCCCCGGGGCCGTCGAGACGGCCGCGCCCGAGCCGCCCGCGCCTGAGCTGACGCCTCCGCCCGCGCCCGAAACCCTCGCCCCCGAACTATCCTCCCGCGATCCGATCGTCATCTGGGCGATCTCGGACGGCCGGGCCGGAATCGAGGCCCAGGCCGTGGGCCTGGCCGAGGCCGTGGCCCGCCAGGTCCCGGCCCGCATCGTCGTCAAGCGCGTGGGCTGGAGCGGCCGGACCGGCCGCCTGCCCTGGTGGGCCAACTGGCTGCCGCGCCGCTGGCTGACGCCGGAGAGCGAGATCCAGCCCCCCTGGCCCGACCTGTGGGTCGCCGCCGGCCGCGCCACCCTGCCCCTGTCGATCCGCGCCAAGCGGTGGTCGGGCGGCAAGACCTATGTCGTCCAGATCCAGGACCCGCGTGTGCCGGCCCACATGTTCGACCTGGTCATCCCGCCCCGGCACGACCGCCTGTCGGGCGACAACGTCCTGCCGATCACCGGCTCGCCGCACCGGGTCACGGCCGAGCGGCTGGACAGCGAATACGCCCGGTTCCGGGACCAGATCGACGCCCTGCCCCGGCCGCGCGTGGCGGTGCTGCTGGGCGGCAAGTCCCGGGCCTTCGACCTGTCGGCGGTGCGCGCCGCCGAGATGGCCCACCAGATCCAGCTGCCGCTGGAGCAGGAGGGCGGCAGCCTGCTAATGACCTTCTCGCGGCGCACGCCCGAGCCGGCCAAGGCCCTGCTGACCGCCCGCCTGCGCCACCTGCCGGGGATCATCTGGGACGGAACCGGGGCCAACCCCTATTTCGCCTTCCTGGCCGCGGCCGACTACATCCTGGTCACCGAGGACTCCACCAACATGGCCACCGAGGCGGCCTCGACGGGCAAGCCGGTGTTCATCCTGAAGATGGATGGGACCAGCCTGAAGTTTCGCCTGTTCCACCAGGAGCTGGAGAGCCTGGGCGCCGCTCGCCCCTATGGCGGGGCCTTCCACGGCTGGACCTACGCGCCCGTCGACGAGACAGCGCGCGCGGCGGCCGAGGTGGTGGCGCGGATGGACGCCCGGACGCGTGGCGCCGCGACCTAA
- a CDS encoding SDR family NAD(P)-dependent oxidoreductase, which translates to MNGQASRSVIVTGASTGIGWAVAQVLTQRGFHVFGSVRKAADAERLTAAFGPAVTPLIFDVTDEAAVRAAAGQVETALDGRPLAGLVNNAGIAVAGPLLHLPIDEWRRQLEVNLTGVVIATQAFAPLVGARLPVAGRPGRPGRIVNIGSVGGRNANPFMAPYCTSKFGLEGLSESLRRELLPFGVDLVVIAPGAVATPIWDKADETDTSAYADTVYGPALERLRAYMLSIGKSGLPAERIGEAVHTALTVARPKVRYTITPQPMQMLMADLLPKRTLDRIVGKRLGLLPE; encoded by the coding sequence ATGAACGGCCAAGCCAGCAGATCCGTCATCGTCACCGGCGCCTCCACCGGCATCGGCTGGGCCGTGGCCCAGGTGCTGACCCAGCGCGGCTTCCACGTGTTCGGCAGCGTGCGCAAGGCCGCCGACGCCGAACGACTGACCGCGGCCTTCGGCCCGGCCGTCACCCCGCTGATATTCGATGTCACCGACGAGGCCGCCGTGCGCGCGGCCGCCGGCCAGGTCGAGACGGCGCTGGACGGGCGTCCGCTGGCCGGCCTGGTCAACAACGCCGGCATCGCCGTCGCCGGCCCGCTGCTGCACCTGCCGATCGACGAATGGCGCAGGCAGCTGGAGGTCAACCTGACGGGGGTGGTGATCGCCACCCAGGCCTTCGCGCCGCTAGTCGGGGCGCGCTTGCCGGTCGCTGGCCGGCCAGGGCGGCCAGGACGGATCGTCAACATCGGCTCGGTCGGCGGCCGCAACGCCAATCCCTTCATGGCTCCCTACTGCACCAGCAAGTTCGGGCTGGAGGGCCTGTCGGAATCCCTGCGCCGCGAGCTTTTGCCGTTCGGCGTCGACCTGGTGGTGATCGCCCCCGGCGCGGTGGCCACGCCGATCTGGGACAAGGCCGACGAAACCGACACCAGCGCCTATGCCGACACGGTCTACGGCCCCGCCCTGGAGCGGCTGCGCGCCTACATGCTGTCGATCGGCAAGTCGGGCCTGCCCGCCGAACGGATCGGCGAGGCGGTCCACACCGCCCTGACCGTCGCCCGGCCCAAGGTCCGCTACACGATCACGCCGCAACCGATGCAGATGCTGATGGCCGACCTTCTGCCCAAGCGGACGCTGGACCGGATCGTCGGCAAGCGGCTGGGTCTGCTGCCGGAATAG